In Enoplosus armatus isolate fEnoArm2 chromosome 20, fEnoArm2.hap1, whole genome shotgun sequence, the sequence TTGTGTTCCAGAAATTAGAAAATATTATCTCCCAGTAGGCtcgaggtaaaaaaaaaaagggggtgcAGGAGGTGATCGTGACACTGGATTGGATAGGACAAGACAGGGGGAGTTTTTAAGGTATTAATGGGAAAAGTGATTGTTTTAAAAGCTTGTCTTTGACCCCTTGATGGCAAAGCAATGATGTGTGGAACCCCCAGACACCCATTAAGCACTAAGGTAATAATGCGTATCAGTCAATACTTGACAGACACAATGCACAGATTTTgtactttcttctttttaagtCATTCTTAtgctatatttatatatttttttatgtaccAATGGACAATTAAACCGTGTGCAAATGTACTGcttgagaaaagaaagcaggagTTTATGATGTTCATTGAGCTGCCAAAAACCAGGTGGTGGTTAAATCAAATGGAAAGCTATGCCAGAATGTTGATCTGTCATCATCACTATAGTTAATGTGACGTGGACTGGACAATTCTTTCCAGACTGGTGTTGGTTCAGGATGATGTGATGAATATGTctggtgtctgtctgctttgtaGCGCCACACATTTATAGTCATTGTGTGGCTCACTCAGTTTAGAGATGTCCAGATTGTAAAGAACAGTTGAAGGGGCAGACGAACTAGCGAGGGAGGAGTCAGTTATTAGTCTATATTTATTTCACTAATATTGTGTTGAGTTTAAGcagtcaaagtaaaaaacaaaaacattttggtaaacAAGATAGATATAGACGGGTGACAAAGTAAAGGAAAATcctgaataaatgaatggagaaaCATAGTGAATGCAGAGACTTCCATAAAGGACATGAGGAGTCACTGAATAGTTTGATGagtatgaacattttgtgaATCATCTCAGATCTCAACCCAAGTGAATACTTACATGAGATCACCAtaaccatcatcaaaacatccaATGGAATAATGGTGGTAATCCCTCCTGTTCCAGAAACTTGTAGCCATGTAACACAGCACATGTCAAATAGTATTGAGGCCATGGAGGCTCATGGTGGCCCACGAGGTGGAACCTCACAAAAACCCTATGCTGGTTTCCCCTTTAATTTGTCTGGAATGACTCCCTGGTGCTCATCGGCCAGCAAGTGAAGACTGTCTGTAAGCAACATCTCATCTTCCAGAtctgaatgtttttaattgtttgatTGTAAGTGAAGCAGGGCATCAAGGTTAAAAACACCAAGATGTTTTGTACACAGACTAGTCAGTTTGAACCACCATATACCTCATTCCATACCCCTTTCTcgcatattttattttctaaccGAGTGATCTCATCGTGTTTTGTCTGAATTTATCAAATCATTTATCAAACCTAGAAGAGTCCTTTTGTCTCCTGCCTTTTCCTCTAATGATGTGTTGTGCCATAAAGGCTTCATAatggctctggaggaggaggagcattCATTAGATTGACTGCAGGGTAATAGAGAGTAGACAAGAGAAATCACCTCTCTATATCACATGCGTGCATATTAATGGAAGAGAGTATCCACCCTCATGGACAAGCTGAGTTCTAGACAAGGCCTAATGATCATATATAGGATTAATGaggtttaacacattttaataagaaaaaaaacgttCTGCTAAGCCCAAGAGAGACGCTGAGAATGTCCCCACTCCCCCCAGAATATCATGATAGATGGCAGATAGTAGATTTAACTGTAGTGCTGATATGGTACCACACAGAGGCAGTGTTTGCTAACCTAGCGTGATATATGACTTGTGTTGCTGTTACTACATGTGTCCACTAGATGGCGGTACTGTACAGGACAGGATAAACTCCCCGTCAAACCCAAAAGTATATAAAGATTTTATGGATGGAAATACCCCAGAATATAGAAAATTGTGACACCAGGAAAAATATGCACACAGATTTTTTGTCAGACTCCCAaagcagtaacacacacatacacaaacatactgaCCAGAATGCAGTGTCCCCATTTCACCCAGTGCTAGTATGTCAGAGGGGGAGGCAGTGGGAGGCTGTGACCTCTCAGGCCTGCAACAAGAATCCTCCTTCTGAGAGTACTCTTTCATTGAGATTTAGATGCCTATCATCAGCTCAGTGCAGAAGTGCTGGTTAGGGACTGACTGTTGTCTTTTAAAAGGCATAGATATCATCACAAACCATGAGCCATAATCTGTATGCACAGGTTTGCATGACAGCTGAGTCTTCTATCATAGAAACAAGAAGGTTTTGCCTCTCCAAAAAATGGATGTTGTACGTATGTGTGGTGCTattgaaagacacaaaaagctCCATTGTGGTGGTAAGAAACATCCTTTAATGATTATAACTCAAATAGCTTTGGTAATATCAAGAGCATTTGGAAGTTTAGGTGTAAACATGGCATAGACAATTGAACTCTGTCGTTTTTACACAAAACAGTAGGGCAGTTGTCATTAGAGGCAATCTCTTCTAACTGAACCCAATAATGAACATCATGCTAAAAAACCACAGCAGACTAGCTAGTGTAAGCTCTGAATTAAATACTTTAATCCACCACAACATAGTTCTGTTTTGGGAAGCTACCGGATCTCACCGGAGATGTCAAGTGGAGGACAGACCCTTGCTTACAGTGTTCAAGACACGTCCAAGTCCTCTTATTTCTGATGCTATGAGAGACTCTGTTGACACTGAAACACTAGCTGCGTGTTTTGAATAACTGGCATCGGGTGCAAACCGCCGTGCCTTTGCCTCCAGTGTGTGCAGCACAAGTCACATACAGCATTTGCAACCACATGCACAAGGCAGCTTATTTGATCTACCAGAGTATGATCGCATACTGTAAGGTAGACTTGCTTGGCTAGACTGTACACAGGAATTTACATGCTGCACGCTGCATTTCAGTTGCTGACATCAATCTCATAGCATGTGAGCAtgaagctgctgtcaatcatAACAGATTCATTGCCACAaattgcaaaatgttttttattttaatgtctaTTCCCATTTAATGGCAGTTTTTCCACATCCGGCTTTTGTAGCACAGagatgtgtgtttcagagtttaCAGGCAGACAGCATAACAGCCTAGAAAATTACTTGAAATTCTGCATTATGTAATTTCTAGCTCCACATGCATCAAGTTGTTAGCGTGAATCCAGTCCCTTGTAACAGTGGAATACACAGTATTAGATAATGTGAGAGTAGTTTTATTGAGTAAGTGAGTGTTTTAGGCTAGATTGTCATCAACATCTGTTATGCACAACAtataaacagtgttttataCAGTAGAAGAGAAAAATGTCTAGACGTCAGTGGGCAGAGACTGCAGCATGTCAAACTTCAAGTATGTGAAACAGACATTTGTATCATCACTGCAAACCTCTCTGTCCTATATTTCCTCACATGTAGAGTTAAtactaaatatattttttctaccATCTGGTATTTTCTCATATGGCTTCAACTCGGTGGCATTTCTTTCGAGTAAtgttaaatgtatatttgtttcTTAGGTTATAATGCCCCATGGTGTAATTTCTAAATTGGCAATTTTGGCTTCTTGAGACTTTAACAGCCATACAGACCAGGTGAACACACATCAAAATGAGGGACAATTAAGGCAAatagaatgaaaataaagcttAAATGAAGTAATTTCACTGTGATCCAACTCTTCGCAAACTCGCAGAATAATACTGACATTCCAGGTGACTTTTGACTTCATCAATATAACACCCCAAactcaattattattattaattttacagtagctgatgaagaaaaaaatctgacacTGCAATGTGAAGTAGGCTGTGTTCCCTAAAGAAGCAGTCAGGCACTGTATGTACAAGTGTACCTCTGTCTGATTCTCACTTTAATTCATGGCAAGCTGTTTGACTCTAAACAATAACAAAGTAACTCTGTTGTAAATGATTGCTATCAGTAATAGGAATGATAAATACATAGCACCATcttttgttgaaaataagaaataaaaaaaataccgaaaataaaaacactgaaacttgCTGAAAATTCACAAATAGAAAAAGACCAAATCTATATTTCACGGCTATGCTACGTCCATGGATGTTACcactctttttgtaaagcaaaGCCCATCCCaaaaaatcttcttcttctaacCCTTCAATTTCTATACATGCACTTTGGTTAATATACTTCaagaaacgttttttttttttttactaatccTTTGGCAATTACCAAAACAAagaaggcaacaaaaaaaaggaaaacacaacaaaatagcatctaattatttcatcattacaaacaaacatgaggcACTTAATCAGCTAAAACAAAGCTCATACGAGTATCTGTTGACAGAGCAACACAAAAactatgtacatatatgtaaaaAGTGTTATAAATAGGTTTTAAACCATAGATACTATATACATCTTTTAACTGAGACAGtattggttgtttttgtgttggtttGCATGTTGATTTTTGGTATtaccccctccccccactgTGATCTGGGTGTATTGGCCTGGTGGCTCCATTGGCCATTGGTACTCAGGCATCAGAACTTATACTTCAGAGGGGGGCTGATGACACTTGCAGTTGGGCAGGGGGttactgggaacactgggaTGGAGTGATGGCTCATTCTCGCTTCCTCAAGATGACATAGATGAGTCCGCTGATCAGCGCCAAAGGGAAGGCCACCCATGCCAGGATGTAGGAGTAGCCGAAGGAGTCTGTCTCCGCCACCCACTCCGGACTCATCACCGTGTAGATGATGGCTCCGCTCATCACGAACAAACCTGcaggggagggaagaaaaaagcgCTGAATAATGCTGGTTCAATGATCAGATCATGTTTCTCTGCAGTATTTCGCTCTTTGTGTTGCGTCCTGGGCTGAACCCTGTCTGGGAGTGGAGGCGAGCAGGTCGGTGTTTCCCCAGACGGCATGCCTCCACATTACATCACAGTGTTTCATGCTTATTGAACTCCAGTCCAGCCTCTACAAGCCTTTCCTGCCCTGCCCACCTCCCTGGTCCGACATGGCATGATCTGTTTGTCAGACCTCCTCACTGCCAGCCTTCCTGACATTTCAACTTGCGCGGCTGGCAGTGGGCCCAGTGTCATTCCTGTTTGGCTGAGTGGGCACCTGGGTGCCAGGCAATGCGTTGGCACTGTACAGAGAGCAAACCTGGGATGTTGGAAAGGGCTGCCAAGAGAGGACACAATGAACTGGCAGTGGAGCTGTTCTCCGGCCAAAGGGCATGAAGTACAATAGACAAGCGGAGCATTAAACCATTAGCAACTGGCTCAGACTCTCTAAATTTGATTCTCTGCCACAGAAGATGCAGTGTGATCGCTTTGTGAATGATGTATTTTCAGACAACTCAAGTGTTACTGTACTAATTGAGCAAGTCATAGTAGTGCTGTAAAGATTAGCCATTTACCTGATTATCAAGTGACTGTTTGGTTTTGGGGTTTTGCTGCCCTTCTGTATCTGATCTCACTTACATTGTAGATGAATTTGTGAGGAAGTCAAGGGGGGTTGAACTTACTGGCAAGGATCTGGAAGGTTCCAGTGAGGAAGAAGCGTCCACCCTTCTGCAAAGTGAAGAGCtggcagaagaagaggaagagagacaggcagcTGAAGATGATGGACAGGATCATGAGAGCCTGGACCGCTTGAATCCACTCTGTATAGGgcgaggagggagaagaaggagagtgTTGTCAATAAGACTGACCCACAATCATCTTTTATACAGAACATTGACTTAAGAGAAGGGAAGGGTAAGTggagacaaatgaaaaaaaacaaatgccaaaGTGTGCTTTGACTGGTCTTGTCTCTGCTGAATTGAAGCATCCTCTCAAAGAGAACGCTATAAGCTAGCCCCGGCTATGTTTACTTCTGGGAATGTGTAATGGATCCATAACAATGAAACCTAGGTATCTTGTTCCTAAAAGCTCTGTGCACCCCACACAACAGGACCCATGACTAAATGTACCGCATCGATCATTACTGCTAGTCCTCCAAGGCCAGGCTGCTTGAAGCCCATTAACCCATTAGACACCTGTATTGACAGGAAAGACCATTTATATGTGCTACCTAtctgagtgtgttgtgtttgtgtctgtgcttcaTTCGGGCAAACATGCCAGGAATCCCAGGATCTCCAAGCAGGGTCTATTTCTTGTCTGAGGGTTATCCATGCTGCGTCGCTGGTCTCTCAGGTTTCCTAAGAACACACTATTGCCCTCTGTGTACCTATCCAACTCTTCTTTTTAGCTGTGCCTGCTGTTGCTGTCATGTTTTTGTGCCATCCCTGCGTTGGAAGTCCACTAATTTGCTTCTGTTCTGTCCTAATATCGGCAAATATTCCAGACAAGTCTATAAAAATTGCAATTTTATTATGGCTCTGCTTGCCACTGCTAAACTCTGACATTCAACATCCTCAGGCGTCTGTGGTTTATTGATTCTCTAGCATTATGTAAATCAAAGGcatgtggtggtttaatggGGGGCACTtacatcacagaaaaaaaggcatgATGCATAATTTATTACCGCTCATACTTGTGAACAAATAGGATGATCAAGTAATAACTCACTTTGTGTGATGTTATGACTTGGACTAACCATAACACTGTAGgctacaataaaaacacttcatagCCACGTTTACAAAGAATCACACAATTTTCctggagaaacactgaaatatctctgtTGTAGATTTAAAGGGAAGCAGCATCTTGAATGACTGCTCGGGGTTACCAGTCTGGAGTCAGGTTACCTACAATAACAGCGCTACAGTTAGTCCTAATGGTCATTGGTTCTGGGAGGAGATATTGGACGAAACATGACACGAGGCAAATCTCCATCCACAAAATGCAGGCAGCAAAATACCGCACCAGAGCAACAATTAGATTCCACTATAATGATCCTGTTTTCAGATGTTACATAATACTGTGTGATAACACTGTGAGAAATGGGTGAAATGTCCCATCCCTGTCCTATGAATAGTGCTCACTATAAATACCAACAATACATCACTGCTTTCTGATAAACAGACATCTtgtcctccttccttccttcactgACCAGTAGTAGGAAACAGTGACATGGGGCATTTCCTAGCCTGAGGCGCGGTTCAGGGGTTCAGAGTATCACTGATAAGGAGGTATGAGTCATATTCAAAAAACATGAATGCTGTGGTTTATGATTGTGGTTTTACAAGCCTTTCACGGTAAGACCAAGCAGGAAAATATCCGTTGATGTTTGGTGTCTTTCTGCTTCTATTCTGAGGCCCTGCCCCCACAGAGtgccacacaacacaaataaaacagctgtAGTATTTACTTCACAGTGTTTATGTATTGTAGGCCTGCATGTGATAACTGTGACATGAGATATGGCTCGCTCGGGCGTCATCGATGCAGCCTGTATTTTAGTAACCAAGGCAACGAAAAGGGGAAACTCAGAAGTTTCAGAAATGTCCTAAAAATAACTATGATGTCCATGATTATGAATCACTTCAGAAGGACCTTGATTGCTCAGCAAAGCTTCAAAAAGCCCTATTGAACATGTGAAGGCAGACCAGTATCTTCCATCTCCCAAAGCCAAAGCACAGACCCGGGCACACGCGTCTTCTTAAATAAACACTGTGCGTCAGTGGACTAATGAAAGCAAGTCAAACAAACTGGCTGCGCCATCAAACTACCTGGCAGAGTATGCAGGCGCTGCTGccctgacaaaacacactctgGCTGAGCACGGCTCATTCTAGACAAATGACATCACCCCGCTGCAGCCAGCACCTTCTGCACCACTGTGACGGCACATCGAGTAGAAAAACATACAGCGTCTCAACAGTGAGCTCACATGAACTTGTTGCTAAATCATTCATTTTAGGACAATGGAAACATAATATATGAATCTATGTATCCATACTCTGTTTATCTTATCTAATTCTAACATGTGGAGGTGGCTAACTATAAATCTGTCTAAATAAATCTCTAacgctgcagctgctgccttaAGTTGTCTCAATGATCCCTGAAAACTAACACTGGACACTATGATCTGACACTGGGCGTGACCCACCATCAGCATGCTATGTTCTGCATGAGGTAGTCCAAGGTCTCCCTGCTTTcaaacactcatacacacacatagatctAAAACTTTAAATACCCTCTGCAGCCCCACCCTGATCATCCAAAGCTCCCTAACTCCTGTCACTATGGACTCCCAACACGAAACCTGAATATGGACATCACACCACGACTATTTATACGGCGGCAGCCTATCAGCTAGCACTTCAAAACAGCACTGCCACATTCTCTGCCCTAGATGGCACCAGAGTCCCAGAGGAGCCTTGACACACCCACATCATCAACATGGTAAATGTTGGATTTCAGCAAGTCATTTTCCAAAGTTCACGTCCCCCATTAACATCAATGTGGACTGTTTAAACTGGTTTCAGCGCTATCAAGCCTTTTAGTTGAGACCATTTTGCCCAAAGCGAACCTGAGGTGACTTATCAGTGAACAAATCCTGAGACTGCATCACAGCTTTACAGCAGAGCAATGATTCAAATTTCCAGGACAAGCCATTCATTGTAAATACATAGTATAGTTAAAGGTGTCTTAAAGGCAGATAGTTCAATGTTAGGCAGGTGT encodes:
- the pmp22b gene encoding peripheral myelin protein 22b, whose protein sequence is MLLLLLGIILLHVAGLVLLFVSTIVSVWTSGETSTSDLWINCSTANGGYHCDPASTGEWIQAVQALMILSIIFSCLSLFLFFCQLFTLQKGGRFFLTGTFQILASLFVMSGAIIYTVMSPEWVAETDSFGYSYILAWVAFPLALISGLIYVILRKRE